One region of Miscanthus floridulus cultivar M001 chromosome 19, ASM1932011v1, whole genome shotgun sequence genomic DNA includes:
- the LOC136527307 gene encoding B3 domain-containing protein Os06g0107800-like: MALTLALELESSAAGGGGVGHVDVDNSHSPSNSRRERMFEKVVTPSDVGKLNRLVVPKQFAERHLPLRGAAARSRGTVLCFHDARGGGTSWQFRYSYWSSSQSYVMTKGWNRYVRDKRLAAGDTVTFCRDGTRLFIDCQRRRTRAVKQGAVPAVVVRLAILAVPTPTRHQQQPRSLVVFPAAGHHQHQQAEKVVAVEEAEAAEEEEEARRQRGRWLRLFGVNLLELRTEPAVLLDLQL, translated from the coding sequence ATGGCCCTGACGCTCGCACTGGAGCTGGAGTcgtcggcggcgggcggcggaggAGTCGGCCACGTCGACGTCGACAACAGCCACAGCCCCAGCAACAGCAGGCGCGAGCGCATGTTCGAGAAGGTGGTGACGCCGAGCGACGTGGGGAAGCTGAACCGGCTGGTGGTGCCGAAGCAGTTCGCGGAGCGGCACCTGCCGCTgcgcggcgcggcggccaggTCGCGGGGCACGGTGCTGTGCTTCCACGACGCGCGCGGCGGCGGGACGTCGTGGCAGTTCCGCTACTCCTACTGGAGCAGCAGCCAGAGCTACGTGATGACCAAGGGGTGGAACCGCTACGTCCGCGACAAGCGCCTCGCGGCCGGGGACACCGTCACGTTCTGCCGCGACGGCACAAGGCTCTTCATCGACTGCCAGCGGCGGCGGACTCGTGCCGTGAAGCAGGGCGCGGTGCCTGCGGTCGTCGTCCGGCTGGCGATCCTCGCCGTGCCGACGCCGACACGGCACCAGCAGCAGCCGCGGAGCTTGGTCGTTTTCCCCGCGGCCGGCCATCACCAGCACCAGCAGGCGGAGAAGGTGGTCGCCGTGGAAGAAGCAGAAGCagcagaagaagaggaggaggcgcGGCGGCAGCGCGGGCGGTGGCTCCGGCTGTTCGGCGTCAACCTGCTGGAGCTTCGTACGGAGCCGGCGGTGCTGCTTGATCTGCAGCTCTGA